The following proteins are co-located in the Canis aureus isolate CA01 chromosome X, VMU_Caureus_v.1.0, whole genome shotgun sequence genome:
- the USP51 gene encoding LOW QUALITY PROTEIN: ubiquitin carboxyl-terminal hydrolase 51 (The sequence of the model RefSeq protein was modified relative to this genomic sequence to represent the inferred CDS: inserted 2 bases in 2 codons; deleted 1 base in 1 codon; substituted 2 bases at 2 genomic stop codons) has product MAQVRETSLPSGSLVLWRSGGGGGASPEEKAKKAGEMEKDAVGATKACSGQDAKEMKLELLQDHKPVPEDNLTWSDSGGDKEVLPSSPPRCYISSSPLCQRRKPRPRPPASARSRGPPGLSAPPQPPSHPPPPLPPPPLTXPQPWRPQGGLRCCKASDPGSRPQMLQSFSGGLGGSGDRSGLGDWLLEVEFGRGPTGCSHVENFKVAKNWRKNLRLIYQPFVWSGTPETRKHKAKTCICHVCSTRMNRLHSCLSCVFFGCFTENHIHKHAETKXHNLAVDLYHGVIYCFMCKDYIYDKDMEWIAKETKEKNLKLLTSISTDVSQQQCITPDVEEKHSTCESKEQEPKFVKLKKKRRKKXYTVGLRGLINLGNTCFMNCIVQALTHIPLLKYFFLSDKHKCRMTXPSLCLVCEMSSLFHAMCSGSRTPHIPYKLLHLIWIHAEHLAGYRQQDAHEFLIAILDVLHRHSRDDNVEQEANNSTCCNCIIDQIFTGGLQSDVTCQACHSVSTTIDPCWDISLDLPGSCATFSSQNPEKADITVSRDDHIPGIPSLTDCLQWFTRPEYLGGSAKIKCSSCQSYQESTKQLTMKKLPIVACFHLKRFEHVGKQRRKINTFTSFPLDLDMTPFLASTKESRMKEGQPATDCTSNENKYSLFAVINHHGTLESGHYTSFIRQQKDQWFSCDDAIITKATIEDFLYSEGYLLFYHKQGLEKD; this is encoded by the exons ATGGCCCAAGTTCGGGAAACTTCCTTGCCCTCCGGCTCTTTAGTCCTCTGGCGctctggaggtgggggaggagcctCTCCTGAGGAGAAGGCCAAAAAGGCGGGGGAAATGGAGAAAGACGCGGTGGGGGCGACAAAGGCGTGTTCAGGCCAGGATGCTAAGGAGATGAAGCTAGAGCTGCTACAAGATCATAAGCCTGTTCCTGAGGATAACTTGACGTGGAGTGACAGCGGAGGTGATAAGGAGGTGCTCCCTTCGTCCCCTCCTCGCTGTTACATCAGCTCTTCGCCCCTTTGCCAGCGCCGCAAGCCCCGCCCAAGGCCCCCAGCCTCGGCCCGCTCCCGAGGCCCGCCTGGGCTCTcggccccaccccagcctccatcccatcctccccctccccttcccccaccgcCTCTGACCTGACCTCAGCCCTGGCGACCCCAGGGC GGCCTCAGATGCTGCAAAGCATCTGACCCTGGATCTAGGCCTCAGATGCTGCAAAGCTTTTCTGGTGGCCTAGGTGGCTCTGGGGATCGAAGTGGTTTAGGGGACTGGTTGCTGGAGGTGGAGTTTGGTCGGGGTCCTACGGGGTGCTCTCATGTGGAGAACTTTAAAGTGGCTAAGAACTGGCGGAAGAACCTGAGGCTGATCTACCAGCCTTTCGTATGGAGTGGGACCCCAGAAACTAGGAAACATAAGGCAAAGACGTGCATTTGTCATGTATGTAGTACCCGTATGAACAGACTCCACTCTTGTCTCTCCTGTGTCTTTTTTGGCTGCTTTACTGAGAATCATATTCACAAACATGCAGAAACAAAATAGCACAATTTAGCTGTAGACCTCTACCATGGGGTTATATATTGCTTTATGTGTAAGGATTATATATATGACAAAGACATGGAATGGattgccaaagaaacaaaagagaaaaatttgaaattattaacTTCCATCTCAACAGATGTTTCTCAACAACAGTGTATAACACCAGATGTTGAAGAGAAGCATTCAACCTGTGAGTCAAAGGAACAGGAGCCAAAATTTGTGAAACtcaagaaaaagaggagaaaaa tctATACTGTAGGCCTGAGGGGGCTAATCAATCTTGGGAACACATGCTTTATGAATTGTATTGTCCAGGCACTTACCCATATTCCtctattgaaatatttctttctctctgacaaGCATAAATGTAGAATGA AGCCCAGCTTGTGTCTTGTCTGTgaaatgtcttctctttttcatgCTATGTGCTCTGGGAGCCGAACTCCTCACATTCCCTATAAGTTATTGCATCTAATATGGATTCATGCAGAACATTTAGCAGGGTATAGGCAGCAGGATGCCCATGAGTTCCTTATTGCAATATTAGATGTGCTGCATAGACACAGCAGAGATGATAATGTGGAACAGGAGGCCAATAACTCCACATGCTGTAACTGCATCATAGACCAAATCTTTACAGGTGGCTTGCAGTCCGATGTCACATGTCAAGCTTGCCATAGTGTCTCTACTACAATAGACCCATGCTGGGACATCAGTTTGGACTTGCCTGGCTCTTGCGCCACATTCAGTTCCCAGAATCCAGAGAAAGCTGACATCACAGTGAGTAGGGATGACCACATACCAGGAATTCCCTCACTCACAGACTGCCTACAGTGGTTTACAAGGCCAGAGTACCTAGGAGGCAGTGCCAAAATCAAATGCAGTAGTTGCCAAAGCTATCaggaatctactaaacaactcaCAATGAAGAAATTACCTATTGTGGCCTGTTTTCATCTCAAGAGATTTGAACATGTAGGTAAACAGAGGAGAAAGATTAATACTTTTACCTCCTTTCCCTTGGATCTGGACATGACTCCATTTTTGGCCTCAACTAAGGAGAGCAGAATGAAAGAAGGCCAGCCAGCAACAGATTGTACATCCAATGAGAATAAGTATTCCTTATTTGCAGTGATTAATCACCATGGAACTTTGGAAAGTGGACACTATACCAGCTTTATCCGGCAACAAAAGGACCAGTGGTTTAGCTGTGATGATGCCATTATCACCAAGGCTACCATTGAGGACTTCCTCTACAGTGAAGGGTATTTACTGTTCTATCACAAACAGGGTCTAGAGAAAGATTAG